The following are from one region of the Noviherbaspirillum sedimenti genome:
- the phaP gene encoding TIGR01841 family phasin (Members of this family are phasins (small proteins associated with inclusions such as PHA granules). Note that several different families of phasins have been named PhaP despite very little sequence similarity to each other.) — protein MSNLFPNQENFAAVTKANFEAQIALITSLTNKAFESVEKLVDLNLTAVKSSLEDSNSAAKQLLAAKDPQELSTLLAAHAQPSAEKALAYGRHVATIASSAQAEFTKAAEEQVAEANRKVLALIEEASKNAPAGSENVIALVKSAFGTANASYEQLAQSTKQAVEALETNLNTAVTQISQAANKTAKAKK, from the coding sequence ATGTCTAATCTGTTTCCGAATCAAGAAAATTTCGCTGCAGTCACCAAAGCCAATTTCGAAGCGCAAATCGCCCTGATCACTTCGCTGACCAACAAGGCTTTTGAAAGCGTCGAAAAACTGGTTGACCTGAACCTGACTGCTGTCAAATCCTCGCTCGAGGATTCGAATTCTGCTGCCAAGCAATTGTTGGCCGCCAAGGATCCGCAAGAACTCTCCACGCTGCTCGCCGCACACGCCCAGCCGAGCGCTGAAAAAGCCCTGGCTTACGGCCGTCATGTCGCCACCATCGCTTCCAGCGCCCAAGCCGAATTCACCAAGGCTGCTGAAGAGCAAGTTGCCGAAGCCAACCGTAAAGTCCTGGCACTGATCGAAGAAGCCAGCAAGAATGCGCCGGCCGGTTCGGAAAATGTGATTGCCCTGGTCAAGTCGGCCTTCGGCACTGCCAACGCCAGCTACGAACAACTGGCCCAGTCGACCAAGCAAGCCGTCGAAGCCCTGGAAACCAATCTGAACACTGCGGTGACCCAGATTTCGCAAGCAGCAAACAAGACCGCCAAAGCCAAGAAGTAA